In Phormidium yuhuli AB48, one genomic interval encodes:
- a CDS encoding AAA family ATPase → MKLLSIQFCNFRQFYGKTPRLILASGERNTTIFHGNNGSGKTSITNGFTWVLYEKFSAAFAAEDQLVNKRAIAETPLREPVECFVELHFEHGTILYRARRTCRAYATESGVETGDSLLNLQYAQEDGRWLLPREPAYDIIARILPESLHSYFFFDGERIEKLMRDDKRSELADATKALLGINAIDGGVRHLKEVRKSLENHLKGIGNPETKKFLKQKQDKEAKVDSLEKRNQQIEADLKHFGDKKHDLNRQLLELQGAENLQLQRTTLEKQNDDMVNRIQQTRAGLAEAIASKGYTVLLGDLTQGFRGWLSQRQETGELRRGIQRSFVEQLLNQERCICGAELHPGSPGFESVQKWTEKAAIADVEETAIRLSSQVDDIDSQAQEFCQTTQEHHQALIQLIEELSSVRNGLESVKDQLRSFPDQDIQNLQQQLDDLELRSSELNQELGANQQQRLNLQREITQLGKQVDQQQMNERKQLLAQRRIAKVVDAIERLQRIQENFEQRFRQSLEERIQALFRQISFTPYIPILNENYELSLIERTAGRDQVVAASTGENQILSLSFIGGIIDGVRSWSQRQVLVAPNSSTYPVVMDSPFGSLDEMYRRQVAKSIPQLANQLVVLVTKTQWRGEVEREMCDRIGQEYVLRYNSPKPDCDEDAIERFGVRYPLVCHSPNEFEYTEIVPVERGG, encoded by the coding sequence ATGAAACTCCTATCTATCCAGTTTTGTAACTTCCGTCAGTTTTATGGGAAAACCCCGCGACTCATCTTAGCCAGTGGGGAGCGCAATACCACCATATTTCATGGTAACAATGGCTCAGGAAAAACCAGCATTACCAATGGCTTTACCTGGGTTCTCTATGAGAAATTTAGTGCCGCTTTTGCTGCCGAAGACCAACTGGTGAATAAACGGGCGATCGCCGAAACTCCCCTCCGAGAACCCGTTGAATGTTTCGTGGAACTTCACTTTGAACATGGAACCATCCTCTATCGGGCCCGCCGCACCTGTCGCGCCTATGCTACAGAATCTGGAGTGGAAACTGGGGACAGTCTCTTAAACCTACAATATGCTCAGGAAGATGGACGCTGGCTGCTACCCCGAGAACCCGCCTATGATATCATTGCCCGTATCTTACCTGAGAGTCTTCATAGCTATTTCTTCTTTGATGGAGAACGAATCGAAAAGTTAATGCGAGATGATAAACGATCAGAACTAGCAGATGCGACGAAAGCTTTATTAGGAATTAACGCCATTGATGGGGGAGTGCGTCATCTCAAAGAGGTTCGCAAATCTTTAGAAAATCATCTCAAAGGGATTGGCAACCCAGAAACCAAAAAATTCTTAAAACAGAAACAAGATAAAGAAGCAAAAGTTGATAGTCTCGAAAAACGCAATCAGCAAATTGAGGCAGATTTAAAACATTTTGGCGATAAAAAACATGACCTCAATCGGCAATTACTGGAACTCCAAGGTGCGGAAAATCTGCAACTGCAACGGACGACCTTGGAAAAGCAAAATGACGATATGGTCAATCGCATCCAGCAGACGCGAGCGGGATTAGCGGAGGCGATCGCCAGTAAAGGCTATACCGTCCTCCTGGGGGACCTAACCCAAGGGTTTCGCGGCTGGTTATCCCAACGTCAGGAGACGGGAGAACTGCGGCGGGGGATTCAACGCAGTTTTGTTGAGCAACTTCTCAACCAAGAACGCTGTATTTGTGGCGCGGAACTCCATCCCGGCTCCCCTGGCTTTGAAAGTGTGCAAAAATGGACGGAAAAAGCCGCCATTGCTGATGTCGAAGAAACGGCCATTCGCCTCAGTTCCCAAGTGGATGATATTGACAGCCAAGCACAAGAGTTTTGTCAAACTACCCAAGAACACCACCAAGCCTTAATTCAACTCATTGAAGAACTCTCCAGCGTTAGGAATGGGTTGGAGTCGGTGAAAGATCAACTTCGTAGTTTCCCCGATCAGGATATCCAGAACCTGCAACAGCAATTGGATGATTTAGAATTACGCAGCAGTGAATTAAATCAGGAATTAGGCGCGAACCAGCAACAGCGGCTGAACCTCCAGCGGGAGATTACCCAGTTGGGAAAACAGGTGGATCAGCAACAGATGAATGAGCGCAAGCAACTCCTGGCACAACGGCGGATTGCTAAGGTGGTTGATGCGATTGAGCGCCTACAACGGATTCAAGAGAATTTTGAACAGCGATTTCGCCAATCTCTGGAAGAACGCATCCAGGCCCTATTTCGCCAAATCTCGTTTACTCCCTATATTCCCATCTTGAATGAGAATTACGAGTTGAGTCTGATTGAACGGACTGCTGGACGAGATCAGGTGGTGGCGGCTTCGACGGGGGAGAATCAGATTCTCAGTTTGTCGTTTATTGGTGGGATTATTGATGGGGTTCGCAGTTGGAGTCAGCGTCAAGTGCTGGTGGCCCCCAATAGTAGTACCTATCCGGTGGTGATGGATTCCCCCTTTGGCAGTCTCGATGAGATGTATCGCCGTCAGGTGGCGAAGTCGATTCCTCAGTTGGCGAACCAGTTGGTGGTGTTGGTGACGAAAACGCAATGGCGGGGGGAGGTGGAGAGGGAAATGTGCGATCGCATTGGCCAAGAGTATGTCTTACGCTACAACTCTCCTAAACCAGACTGTGACGAGGATGCCATTGAACGCTTTGGGGTGCGCTATCCTCTCGTCTGTCATAGTCCCAATGAGTTTGAATATACGGAAATTGTGCCGGTGGAAAGGGGGGGTTAG
- a CDS encoding tetratricopeptide repeat protein — protein sequence MNGHPLTLKLVAGLLHEEFGDEATIGQLAELGLADVGMLMSQLRGVHRQEVVQLLAVLDASFNRLSEKWRRLLLSLVVLRQAFDGTWASAMMGETVAPKELRRLAKRGFLLAEAQGYRFLPLIEEYLKFRAGDLREAHLRAIEFYESRVTSRAEWETLEDVQDYLEVFYHRCELGEYEAAFDVLRDGDDVNEFLCLRGHNQLLAELYQQLVEHLPCREDYRYTASLISLGNGYRSLGRYRDAIAVYKKSLEIARDIRDQQGEADSLIGLGSAYKSLGRYRDAIAILEQQLDIARDIGKPQGEADSLNNLGNAYNGLGRYRDAITFHKKSLEIFQEIRHRQGEADSLNHLGYAYNCLGRYRDAITFHQESLEIFQEIRHRQGEANSLINLGNAYNALKRYPEAIAILEQSLDIARDIGNRQGEATSLIGLGNAYNSLGRYPEAIAFYEQSLKITGDISDKRGEANTLLMLGNLYQKLGRVQEGFAASQQATAIYQDLNLPLDAYPIPKWQKKLVKFAERGKFHLILCFLGGLIALPLAVVWLISLILYRLIRQRFTPR from the coding sequence GTGAATGGACATCCTCTGACGCTGAAACTGGTGGCGGGGTTGCTGCATGAGGAATTTGGGGATGAGGCGACAATTGGGCAATTGGCGGAGTTGGGACTGGCTGATGTGGGGATGTTGATGTCGCAGTTAAGGGGAGTCCACCGTCAGGAGGTGGTGCAGTTGTTGGCGGTGTTGGATGCGAGTTTTAATCGCTTGTCGGAGAAATGGCGGCGGCTGTTGTTGTCGTTGGTGGTGTTGCGTCAGGCGTTTGATGGGACTTGGGCGAGTGCCATGATGGGGGAGACGGTGGCCCCGAAGGAGTTGCGGCGGTTGGCGAAACGGGGGTTTTTGCTGGCGGAGGCCCAGGGGTATCGGTTCCTCCCTTTGATTGAGGAGTATCTCAAGTTTCGCGCCGGGGATTTGCGGGAGGCCCATTTACGGGCGATTGAGTTTTATGAGAGTCGCGTTACGTCTCGCGCGGAGTGGGAAACCCTGGAGGATGTGCAGGACTATTTGGAGGTGTTTTATCATCGCTGTGAGTTGGGAGAGTATGAGGCGGCGTTTGATGTCCTTCGGGATGGGGATGATGTCAATGAGTTCCTCTGTTTACGGGGTCATAATCAACTTCTGGCAGAACTCTACCAGCAATTAGTCGAACATCTCCCCTGTCGAGAAGATTATCGGTATACTGCCTCTTTAATCTCGTTAGGCAATGGTTACAGGTCCCTAGGACGCTACCGAGACGCGATCGCCGTTTATAAAAAATCTCTGGAAATCGCACGGGACATCCGCGACCAACAGGGTGAAGCCGATTCTCTAATCGGTTTAGGCAGTGCTTACAAGTCCCTGGGACGTTACCGAGACGCGATAGCCATTCTTGAACAACAACTGGACATCGCACGGGACATCGGTAAACCACAGGGTGAAGCCGATTCTTTAAACAATTTAGGCAATGCTTACAATGGTCTAGGACGCTATCGAGACGCCATCACGTTTCATAAAAAATCGCTGGAAATTTTCCAGGAAATTAGACACCGACAGGGTGAAGCGGATTCCTTAAACCATTTAGGTTATGCTTACAATTGCTTAGGACGCTACCGAGACGCAATCACGTTTCATCAAGAATCACTGGAAATTTTCCAGGAAATTAGACACCGACAGGGTGAAGCTAATTCTTTAATCAATTTAGGCAATGCTTACAATGCCCTAAAACGCTACCCAGAGGCGATCGCCATTCTCGAACAATCTCTGGACATCGCACGGGACATCGGCAACCGACAGGGTGAAGCCACTTCTTTAATCGGTTTAGGCAATGCTTACAATTCCCTAGGACGCTACCCAGAGGCGATCGCCTTTTACGAACAATCCCTAAAAATCACAGGGGACATTAGCGACAAACGGGGTGAAGCCAACACATTATTGATGTTAGGTAACTTATATCAAAAACTAGGCAGAGTCCAAGAGGGGTTTGCCGCCTCACAGCAAGCCACAGCCATTTATCAAGACTTGAACTTACCCCTTGATGCCTACCCAATTCCCAAGTGGCAGAAAAAACTGGTCAAATTCGCCGAACGGGGTAAATTTCATCTAATTCTATGTTTTCTCGGCGGACTCATTGCCTTACCCTTGGCAGTGGTTTGGTTAATTTCACTCATCCTCTATCGCCTCATCCGTCAGCGATTCACCCCTCGCTGA
- a CDS encoding NB-ARC domain-containing protein: MDVLASTQTRLLTATAVLVGGTVCGGPLGAIASSVAGGVVANDMVPQHLNHIAVRLRGSQDKLGNHDLTEATGFAIALIIKSIAEAGTYPHSSKKLAALAKYTLKAWQEVAQALKEGKKVDFDPIQETELTGLFRGGTRDYVGQTVLRLEDWRTLLKYWLCPGATVQLPENVLQEVAAQLREKFAFALREVLKGDFEEGGRAFAGLTLSLLGEMQGILQELLKTRSQTQGPDLQAELAAVTQLRQGLEENSQQFQVLGNQIRSGFEEVLQELTLTRETLERMRTELQEELGSLQETLREGFGNLSEANQRLQDTVDAGFERVVAFLERDTSGMQAISFSLDTNPPKVTNWQGREEEWNRVNGWLKDENTKLGVIVGLPGMGKSTLAAKVFRERTDFEGNLWLDLRQRPSYAIVARGILQELGKLSPQELQDIPETRLTEVLIHCLQRRRFLLVLDNLESVLQDEGYRDFLQRWLGACHQTEILVTTQVAPPLVQENPTELALGGLSPTEGAQLLQELAVGGTEADLQEFVQ; encoded by the coding sequence ATGGATGTGCTGGCCTCGACTCAAACACGATTGTTAACCGCGACAGCCGTCTTGGTGGGGGGGACGGTGTGCGGTGGACCCCTGGGGGCCATCGCCTCCTCGGTGGCTGGGGGCGTTGTTGCCAATGATATGGTTCCCCAACACCTCAATCATATTGCGGTTCGCCTGCGAGGCAGTCAAGATAAATTAGGCAACCATGACTTAACTGAGGCGACGGGATTCGCCATCGCCCTGATTATTAAAAGCATCGCTGAAGCCGGAACTTATCCTCACTCTAGCAAAAAACTGGCAGCCCTCGCTAAATATACCCTCAAAGCCTGGCAGGAGGTCGCCCAAGCCTTGAAAGAGGGGAAAAAGGTTGATTTTGACCCAATCCAAGAAACTGAGCTTACAGGGCTATTTCGAGGGGGTACGAGGGACTATGTGGGTCAAACGGTGTTGAGGCTGGAGGATTGGCGGACTTTACTGAAATATTGGCTCTGTCCCGGGGCTACGGTTCAATTGCCCGAAAATGTCCTCCAGGAAGTGGCGGCCCAGTTGCGGGAGAAGTTTGCGTTTGCCTTACGGGAGGTGTTGAAAGGGGATTTTGAAGAGGGGGGACGAGCCTTTGCTGGCTTGACGCTCTCCCTACTGGGGGAAATGCAGGGGATTTTACAGGAGTTGCTGAAGACCCGTTCCCAAACCCAAGGACCGGACTTACAGGCGGAATTGGCGGCGGTGACGCAACTGCGACAGGGGTTAGAGGAAAATTCACAACAGTTCCAGGTGTTGGGAAACCAGATTCGCTCAGGCTTCGAGGAAGTGTTGCAGGAGTTGACACTGACTCGGGAGACTCTGGAACGGATGCGGACTGAGTTGCAGGAGGAATTAGGGAGTTTGCAGGAAACCCTCAGAGAGGGATTTGGCAACCTTAGTGAAGCGAATCAACGGTTACAAGATACCGTCGATGCTGGATTTGAGAGGGTTGTGGCCTTCTTGGAGCGAGATACATCGGGGATGCAAGCCATTTCCTTCAGTTTGGACACCAACCCCCCAAAGGTGACCAATTGGCAGGGACGGGAGGAAGAATGGAACCGAGTGAACGGTTGGCTGAAGGATGAGAACACGAAATTGGGGGTGATTGTGGGATTACCGGGGATGGGGAAATCCACCCTGGCGGCGAAGGTGTTTCGGGAACGGACTGATTTTGAGGGGAATTTGTGGCTGGATTTGCGACAGCGTCCGAGTTATGCCATTGTCGCTCGCGGGATATTGCAGGAGTTGGGCAAACTCTCCCCCCAGGAGTTGCAAGACATCCCAGAGACTCGTTTAACTGAGGTCTTGATTCATTGTCTGCAACGGCGACGCTTTTTGCTGGTGTTGGATAATTTGGAGTCGGTGTTGCAAGATGAGGGCTATCGAGACTTTTTGCAGCGGTGGCTGGGGGCCTGTCACCAGACGGAAATTCTCGTCACGACTCAAGTGGCGCCGCCGTTGGTGCAGGAGAACCCCACGGAATTAGCCCTCGGGGGACTCTCGCCGACGGAGGGAGCGCAGCTGTTGCAGGAGTTGGCGGTAGGGGGAACAGAGGCGGACTTGCAGGAGTTTGTCCAATAG
- a CDS encoding pentapeptide repeat-containing protein, giving the protein MTSNLKGANLKDANLKEANLKEARLNVVGTDA; this is encoded by the coding sequence GTGACCTCTAATTTGAAGGGTGCGAACTTGAAAGATGCGAACTTAAAGGAGGCAAATCTTAAGGAAGCTCGACTGAACGTTGTGGGAACCGATGCGTAA
- a CDS encoding DUF2442 domain-containing protein, with the protein MTPPRIDSAKAIEDYQILVKFDSGDTRKYDVSRLLDNPMFYLLKNPVFFGNFRIEPGGYALVWNEDIDISEYELWHNGTPVTDEDSLSHLDTVH; encoded by the coding sequence ATGACACCACCTAGAATTGATTCCGCCAAAGCAATTGAAGATTATCAAATTTTAGTTAAGTTTGACAGTGGAGATACGCGAAAATATGACGTTTCTAGGTTATTAGATAATCCCATGTTTTACCTATTAAAAAATCCTGTATTTTTTGGAAACTTTCGAATTGAGCCTGGAGGATATGCTCTAGTGTGGAATGAAGATATCGACATTAGTGAATACGAACTCTGGCATAATGGGACCCCCGTTACTGATGAAGATAGTTTGAGTCATCTTGATACTGTCCATTGA
- a CDS encoding DUF4160 domain-containing protein encodes MPEITRFYGIVIKMFFGDHSPPHFHAIYGEYNALISIESLDVMEGDLPRRAEKMVLEWARLYQKELLQIWQSQEFIKLPPLT; translated from the coding sequence ATGCCAGAAATCACCCGATTTTATGGAATAGTCATAAAAATGTTCTTTGGTGATCACTCTCCCCCTCACTTTCACGCAATTTATGGTGAGTATAATGCTTTAATTAGTATTGAGTCTCTAGACGTCATGGAAGGAGATTTGCCACGACGTGCTGAAAAAATGGTACTTGAGTGGGCAAGATTATACCAGAAAGAACTGCTCCAAATTTGGCAAAGCCAAGAATTTATAAAATTGCCACCTTTAACTTAA